aatgccaaagtaatgtgtaaataatgtcaataactagatgaaccatctgtggctgtgaagtgaacactagtaaggttgtaaatactgtatagagtaggctaacccatgtggttcctgtggatgtgaacacaagttgtaattactgtagtgactaaataacatagcatacctgccaacttttgaaatcagaaaaacctagtagccagggtccaggggccgcaggccccggtaggtccaggacaaagtcctggtggggggttcaggcttcgccccccgacgcaaaatgattattagcattcagacaggttaaaatgttgctaaaaccatcacttttctatcagtcacagtgacttttcaaaacaaaaatattacagcaaaaatcatatgggttgattgacatgtttattctgtacgccaacttcaatagtttgaaattattttgacagttaatgccagttatcctgtcaacctttcacaagacttcaatttgttaattgaaagtataaacactttttacagtaaacaaatggtaaaacagtactaaacaattccattaaaaaaaaaattggtgtcattattaactttctgtccaagcttgtataatctactgccttgttcaattgtaaaaaatattctgtgcctaaaattcacatttctatcacaattatcatactgtaaacatggtaagctaacttcattaaaattaatagtcctgtcaatagcatggaattacaattcaaatgtagtttttttgtaagcctttcaaaagaattcaaaatatgaaaaattcatgaaaattaattgaagccatcagacacttgaaaagtggcacatcacatctctaatgtaatcatttgaacttttcaacagaaatagcactgcaaaaatattaaggacatacttctgtattttggtagttatgctgtcaacatttaacaagatttcttcaacttggacttgaaagcataaatagtataaacacttttaacagtataacagtactaaacaattccaatagataacattggtgtcattacctttttgtggctaaaatccgaaaaacgttgaaagttttccacttgtatcgctagcaacggcattagacttgtgttttttttgtcccaacgtggtcttttacatcgctaattcctccgtgtccgatcgaaaaatcttgtctgcacaaggtgcaattcgcgtagttttcaccctttttggaacggataattattcccggataggcttttgaatattcttcacggaatgactgcagttttcttttcggtttaagactcgtttgcgatttttctccggctgattgcattatcgttcgctcgtttggaaacaatggcaacaggtgcctcgtgcttggcagcggtgctataaatagcctcgcgcatttaaaaaaattttttttttttaattaatgaaaaccgtattttttatcactgcaaccgtaacccggaataggttgatgaaaaccgtactaattacgggaaaaccggagtagttggcaggtatgacatagtgactgaaacagacatagtgattcatttggatgaatggggtatgtatttatgtcaacttttgatcatttttcaatgctttaaacactaaaacatctttaaatggtgcttcttttgctaatgtttgcatgttcaattgctgaaaaaccaggagcttcggccCCCAGACCTCCGGCTTATCTTCAGTCTTTTTCatgaagttcaaatcacatgcctgtagtTAGAATGcagggaaaaaagaaaaacatgttcttgtctttcatatgaattgtaaaaaatgcagttctcctttaatggGTCAGCTTCTCTTATTTCCTCTATTTTGGGAAAAAGTCCAAGATATTTCAACACCCGAGCATAATTCCCTTAACAGCATACTCTTGTCaacattttgtttgtttctgACTAGCATGCAATGTCAACAATTGACTTTGTTTGTTCTTAcatactttttgtttctttgcagATTTATTTGTTTTGGGTGGGGTGGGTATTTacacgtttttttgttttattttattgttttcctttttttttttctctaggcCACAGTTTAGGGTACGGATTTGTTAACTATGTTAACCCTAGTGATGCAGGCAGAGCTATCGAATCACTGAACGGACTAAGGCTACAGTCCAAAACTATCAAGGTAACGTGCACTAAGGTGTTCTACAATTGTCAACAAGATGCCAACGATTTTGTCATGTCATGCAAACACACGCTTCTGCGATGGGCGCTAACTCGCTAGCTCGCTGGCACGTGTCAGACAGCCGCAGAAAGCTGCACACTGGTTTGCTTTAGTTCCATTGTTTGATGCGTTGTGCctgtaatgtttgtttttaatacACCTCACAGCTACACTTTAGTTCAATTTGTTTGGACAATTTCTCTATGGCGGGTTTGAACACAAGAATGATCAAGTAGAAAACGTCTTTGATAGATTCCAGTGCTCGGTTTCATTGTGCCGTCACTGCTTCCTGTTGCAGGTGTCGTACGCACGGCCCAGCTCTGATACCATCAAGGATGCCAACCTGTATATCAGCGGCCTGCCCATGTCCATGACCCAAAAGGACGTGGAGAAAATGTTTACATGTTTTGGCCGCATCATTAATTCCCGCGTGCTCGTCGACCAGAACTCAGGTACGACGATGACGGGTGATTCCCGCGAGGACTTGGCGACGAGCTCATTGCATCCTCTTTGCGTTCCAGGCATGTCCCGCGGGGTGGCGTTCATCCGCTTTGATAAGCGGTCCGAGGCCGAGGAGGCGGTCAAGACCCTGAATGGTCAAAAGCCGCACGGGGTCTCTGATCCTATCGCGGTTAGGTTTGCTGGCAACCCCAATCAGGTGAAGAACAGCCAGATCGTCTCCCAGCTCTACCACAACCAGTCCAGACGCTTCGCCGGGCCCATGCACCACCAGGCTCAGCGCTTCAGGTCTGTTCTTTCAGCGCACCATACTCCAAGGAAATGTCTATTATGTTCTATGCACTCACTAGCCATAGAGCTAGCCCAGCTGGAGTCTACCTcaaggtagggctgggcaatatggcctttttttaatatctcgatatttttaggccatatcacgatacacaatatatatctcgatattttgccttagccttgaatgaaaacttccatccatccatcttcttccgcttatccgaggtcgggtcgcgggggcagcagcttaagcagggaagcccagacttccctctccccagccacttggtccagctcctccggggggatcccgaggcgttcccaggccagccgggagagatagtcttcccagcgtgtcctgggtcttccccgtggcctcctaccggtcggacgtgccctaaacacctccctaggaagacgttcgggtggcatcctgaccagatgcccgaaccacctcatctggctcctctccatgtggaggagcagcggctttactttgagctcctcccggatggcagagcttctcaccctatctctaagggagagccccgccactcggcggaggaaactcatttcggccgcttgtacccgtgatcttgtcctttcggtcatgacccaaagctcatgaccataggtgaggatgggaacgtagatcgaccggtaaatcgagagctttgccttccggctcagctccttcttcaccacaacggatcgatacagcgtccgcattactgaagacgccgcaccgatccgcctgtcgatctcacgatccactcttcccccacccgtgaacaagactccgaggtacttgaactcctccacttggggcaagatctcctccccaacccggagatggcactccacccttttccgggagagaaccatggactctgacttggaggtgctgattcccatcccagtcgcttcacactcggctgcgaaccgatccagtgagagctgaagatcttggccggaggaagccatcaggaccacatcatctgcaaatagcagagacctaatcctgcagccaccaaaccgaatcccctcaacgccttgactgcgcctagaaattctgtccataaaggttatgaacagaatgggtgacaaagggcagccttggcggagtccaaccctcactggaaacgtgtccgacttactgccggcaatgcggaccaagctctgacactgatcatacagggagcagactgccacaatcagacagtccgataccccatactctctgagcactccccacaggacttcccgagggacacggtcgaatgccttctccaagtccacaatgcacatgtagactggttgggcaaactcccatgcaccctcaaggaccctgccgagagtatagagctggtccacagttccacgaccaggacgaaaaccacactgttcctcctgaatccgaggttcgactatccggcgtagcctcctctccagtacacctgaatagaccttaccgggaaggctgaggagtgtgatgaatgaaaacttgatgcatataatctaggggtgtaacggtacacaaaatattcggttcggtacgtacctcggtttagaggtcacagttcggttcattttcggtacagtaagaaaacaacaaaatataaattttttggttatttatttaccaaatgtgtaaacaatggcataacataccgtattttccgcaccataaggcgccctgggttaaaagccgcaccttcaatgaacggcatatttcaaaactttgtccacctataagccgcccggtgttgtaagccgcatctaactgcgctaaaggaatgtcaaaaaaacagtcagataggtcagtcaaactttaataatatattaaaaaccagcgttctaacaactctgttcactcccaaaatgtacgcaaatgtgcaatcacaaacatacgtatatcaacatggacagagctgcgtgaaaaaagccacccggcctcttcgcgtaaacttaaacttaccttaaccactcgctcatcttttcttcatccatcccttcgagttagcttttatgatgacgccggctggaaaggtctcttttggcaaggtcttccttttgaatatcaccatgggtggaagtttctggccattagcatggcaagctagaaccacagtgaaggatgacttctcattccctgtggtgcgaatattcaccgtacgtgctcccgttgtatccacagtgcgtttcacaggaatatcagttgctgtgaaatagtaatccgtgtgcggatggagagattgcgtcttttcatgaaccggatccctgacgcttagtaggagccattttgtggtctttacagatgtaaacacacaaaggaaatgaaacgtacggtgatatccgcgcgctttttcttcttctacgcgggcgggtggttgcttacagtagaagaagaagcgcttcctgttctatgggggcgggtgcttaccttggcggttgcttgcgtagaagaagaagcgcttcctgttctaccgggaaaaaagatggcggctgtttaccgaagttgcgagaccgaaactttatgaaaatgaatcttaatatttatccatatataaagcgcaccaggttataaggcgcactgtcagcttttgagaaaatttgtggtttttaggtgcgccttatagtgcggaaaatacggtaaataagataaggctcagaatggtttcttaacaaaacctttctacatataaagtgcttttttgattgattgattgattgattgattgagacttttattagtagattgcacagtacagtacatattccgtacaattgaccactaaatggtaacaccccaataagtttttcaacttgtttaagtcggggtccacgttaatcaatattaaactgcctcaagttgttgctcagattaaataaaatgacaaaacttttcttctacatataaaacgtgcaacattaaacagtttcaagtcaactcagcctcagattaacttttcttcccccccccagcctttaaccctggtgactttcactcaatcttcatgttttttgccagaaaaatcagtttatccacgttgtctgcagaaagaagaagtgggtcaaaatctagtttttaatgcaatatggtatTAAatatgctgctataaaaacatttgttattgctttagccctgcctgactcgccaaggagaggctgcttgaatgcggtgtttgcatgaCGCTCGTCTTTTTCTCCGTTGAAAGTATATTacctgagggggcgtggctacaggatggAGGTTCCAAATGGGAAACAAAAAattctgtggtacattacatgaaCATTTCAACATTGGTTGACATCAATCCTTAATGTCTAATGCTGCCTAAGAATTTGTGTCTCACTCCATGCTGGCTGTCCTCCCGTAGGTTCTCCCCGATGAGCGTGGACCACATGGGCGGCGTCCCCGGGAACCCCGCGTCCGGCTGGTGCATCTTCATCTACAACCTGAACCAGGACGCCGACGAGAGCGTCCTCTGGCAGATGTTTGGGCCCTTCGGCGCCGTCACCAACGTCAAGGTGATCCGCGACTTCAACACCAACAAGTGCAAAGGCTTCGGCTTCGTCACCATGACTAACTACGAGGAGGCCGCCATGGCCATCGCCAGCCTCAACGGCTACCGGCTGGGAGACAAGACGCTGCAAGTGTCCTTTAAGACCAGCAAGGGCCACAAGTAACAGCCGGGGAAGTCCGGTCGGTGTTTCCACACGGTTAATGATGTTCATTCAGTCTTCTGCACCTTGTCTAAAAAGTGTCTCGGAACTATTCATGTTGTTTGTTCTCGGTTTTCACATTTGAAACATGGCGGCAAAAATCCCaacacaggaaaagtcacctctgGCGACGAGTGAGCGCCCAGGAGGCAGACTTCCTGTCAAATGGTGTCCACGTTTCTTTGATTAACGCCCTCACGTGGAGCCAAGGTTAGCTGTGAGCAGAAAAGCAGTAAGTACACAGTAGGGAGACGTAAAAGCCTTCAATTGTCATCCAGCACTTTGTCTTTCTGTCCTTTCCTGCAAGTGAACTTTGATGATGGTTATATTTGTGCTCAAGTCAGTGTGATGGACCAAAAGCAGTTCAAATTGGACGGTTTAGTTTTTTGTCAAGCGGTACTAAGATTTCCATCAGACTCAATGCATCTTTACTTGTTTTGACTTCTTTTACTTAGTTGTTTTTAGTGCTCATCTTAAGTTTGGAGTGAAATGAACAGCCTTGTtactaatttttactttttaagtgcTTTCCCTTTTTCTTTCACTTGTTCCCTCTCCACTTCCACCATTAAATGTACTTTTGTTTTGCCAAACGTTTGCTTTGGTTTGTTTCTTTTCACAGCAGTTTTAAGTTTTCTATGGCCCAAATGgattagttaaaaaaatatacccTGTATACAAAAGATTTAagataatatatgaataaattaAAGAGGCTGGGTTCTGGTAGAGATTTGAACCTCCAGCATGTGCAATTTCTTTTTGTGTTGTCAACGAGCTGTAATTTCCCGACACCTTGAACTAACTTTATTTTTGCCCCTCAGAGTCTTAAAATGTGTGCAACATGCCAATATGTGCTGCCTTTCTCAAGGCAGCTAACAACTCTACTAATGTATGTTCATCTTGATTTGTTTTTCTACTGACAGCTGCCAAAAGATGCTGCTTTGGGCCTTAAATTAACGAGAGAAGGCGCTGTGTGGTTCCTTTGCAAAGGTACGCAAACTATCTGTTCATGTACGCGGCCGCCAATACTGAAGTGTGTTGTGTAAAAATGTCGGATCATTTCAATAAAACAATGGTGGCTTTTATTTCAAAGAATCAACTTGTGTGCTTCAAGGGGAGGAAATTATTTTATCCGTCAGAGCATAGTGTTTTGTTTTGAACGAAGATTTTCACCTAAAGtttgcacatacttgccaaccctcccgaattttccgagagactcccgaaattcagcgcctctcccgaaaacctcccgggacaaatatcctcccgaaaatctcccgattttcagccagagctggaagccaggccccctccagctccatgcggacctgagtgaggacagccttttttcatgacgggaggacaacagggtgacaagaactaaatcatccagactagagataaattgtattattatgtttattttacctaaaaataaatttattaatttaaaaaaaaaactaaatttttactatatttttgctaataacatcaaaattaattgtatttttatttgtatttttttgtgactccttattacatccagccatagaattatacattaaaataaacatatttgaaataattgattttaaattataataattaatttaaaatgaccatatttaattattaaaataattgcttgtttatcaacaactttagcattttattcattacattttgaaactctcagaagccaagcaatgttatattccttaatatttatttatgcaagtttgaagtatctaaacacagttttgtttgcatattttcaggatatatatatatatatatatacaggtaaaagccagtaaa
This is a stretch of genomic DNA from Nerophis lumbriciformis linkage group LG29, RoL_Nlum_v2.1, whole genome shotgun sequence. It encodes these proteins:
- the LOC133571931 gene encoding ELAV-like protein 1 isoform X3 produces the protein MAVRRGHIQFLDQEVYDMSNGYEDHMAGEDAKDPQTNLIVNYLPQSMAQEDLRKLFSTVGEVESAKLIRDKVAGHSLGYGFVNYVNPSDAGRAIESLNGLRLQSKTIKVSYARPSSDTIKDANLYISGLPMSMTQKDVEKMFTCFGRIINSRVLVDQNSGMSRGVAFIRFDKRSEAEEAVKTLNGQKPHGVSDPIAVRFAGNPNQVKNSQIVSQLYHNQSRRFAGPMHHQAQRFRFSPMSVDHMGGVPGNPASGWCIFIYNLNQDADESVLWQMFGPFGAVTNVKVIRDFNTNKCKGFGFVTMTNYEEAAMAIASLNGYRLGDKTLQVSFKTSKGHK
- the LOC133571931 gene encoding ELAV-like protein 1 isoform X1 produces the protein MAVRRGHIQFLDQEVYDMSNGYEDHMAGEDAKDPQTNLIVNYLPQSMAQEDLRKLFSTVGEVESAKLIRDKVAGHSLGYGFVNYVNPSDAGRAIESLNGLRLQSKTIKVSYARPSSDTIKDANLYISGLPMSMTQKDVEKMFTCFGRIINSRVLVDQNSGTTMTGDSREDLATSSLHPLCVPGMSRGVAFIRFDKRSEAEEAVKTLNGQKPHGVSDPIAVRFAGNPNQVKNSQIVSQLYHNQSRRFAGPMHHQAQRFRFSPMSVDHMGGVPGNPASGWCIFIYNLNQDADESVLWQMFGPFGAVTNVKVIRDFNTNKCKGFGFVTMTNYEEAAMAIASLNGYRLGDKTLQVSFKTSKGHK
- the LOC133571931 gene encoding ELAV-like protein 1 isoform X4, whose amino-acid sequence is MSMTQKDVEKMFTCFGRIINSRVLVDQNSGMSRGVAFIRFDKRSEAEEAVKTLNGQKPHGVSDPIAVRFAGNPNQVKNSQIVSQLYHNQSRRFAGPMHHQAQRFRFSPMSVDHMGGVPGNPASGWCIFIYNLNQDADESVLWQMFGPFGAVTNVKVIRDFNTNKCKGFGFVTMTNYEEAAMAIASLNGYRLGDKTLQVSFKTSKGHK
- the LOC133571931 gene encoding ELAV-like protein 1 isoform X2, translated to MSNGYEDHMAGEDAKDPQTNLIVNYLPQSMAQEDLRKLFSTVGEVESAKLIRDKVAGHSLGYGFVNYVNPSDAGRAIESLNGLRLQSKTIKVSYARPSSDTIKDANLYISGLPMSMTQKDVEKMFTCFGRIINSRVLVDQNSGTTMTGDSREDLATSSLHPLCVPGMSRGVAFIRFDKRSEAEEAVKTLNGQKPHGVSDPIAVRFAGNPNQVKNSQIVSQLYHNQSRRFAGPMHHQAQRFRFSPMSVDHMGGVPGNPASGWCIFIYNLNQDADESVLWQMFGPFGAVTNVKVIRDFNTNKCKGFGFVTMTNYEEAAMAIASLNGYRLGDKTLQVSFKTSKGHK